A stretch of the Salvelinus fontinalis isolate EN_2023a chromosome 22, ASM2944872v1, whole genome shotgun sequence genome encodes the following:
- the LOC129820158 gene encoding mitogen-activated protein kinase 15-like isoform X3, with protein MHQLLKATKYLHSGNVIHRDQKPSNILLDTDCFVKLCDFGLARSLCQIQEDAGNPALTEYVATRWYRAPEILLGSSRYTKGVDMWSIGCILGEMLLGKPLFPGTSTINQIEKIMSAIPHPSPEDVLSIRSEYGASVIQRMLLKPQVPLEDLLQSSVPSDALDLVRRLLVFNPDKRLTAEQALQHLYVSRFHNPAKEPGLNSDVILPVDDDVQLSVVQYRNKLYEMILEKRTTRRMPRHIMQRKKEEPVSMSGCDSGDHGRERPTGKDKGGLEPVSGNGGGDLRVKSPHDKTEHQAARPVITVPIPVPVSIQPSLERTSPAASPVMGKTTYNPITHIANGFVRNLAGPPHYFRSGTASRELEGQTSKENVSVPPAEGAVCNIVSMEQILQRGRSAPVSRTRSFSLTISHPQNNPLVRRDEPSVSLGMCVISARLNQRSQSQSREARPPPPRFSKKVFQCNANMAAAGDPRAKLGSYSQAYGTINKTELDNLMRSRHHQ; from the exons ATGCATCAACTCCTCAAGGCCACCAAATACCTGCACTCAGGCAATGTCATCCACAGAGACCAGAAG CCCTCCAATATTCTACTTGACACGGATTGCTTTGTGAAACTTTGTGACTTCGGTTTAGCGAGGTCTCTCTGCCAGATCCAGGAGGATGCTGGGAACCCGGCGCTGACAGAGTATGTGGCGACGCGGTGGTACAGAGCTCCTGAGATCCTGCTGGGCTCCTCAAG ATACACAAAGGGGGTAGACATGTGGAGTATAGGTTGTATCCTAGGAGAGATGCTACTTGGGAAGCCCCTTTTCCCTGGAACTTCCACCATCAACCAGATAGAGAAAATCATGAGTGCAATTCCACACCCTAGCCCAGAGG acGTACTTTCGATCAGATCTGAGTATGGTGCCTCTGTGATTCAGAGGATGCTACTGAA GCCCCAGGTGCCTCTAGAGGATCTTCTGCAATCGTCGGTGCCTTCAGATGCCCTAGACCTGGTGCGTCGCCTGCTGGTGTTCAACCCAGACAAGAGGCTGACCGCTGAGCAGGCCCTGCAGCACCTCTACGTCTCCAG ATTCCACAACCCAGCCAAGGAGCCAGGTCTGAACTCTGATGTGATCTTGCCTGTGGATGATGATGTCCAGTTGTCGGTGGTTCAGTACCGTAATAAACTGTATGAG ATGATTctagagaagaggaccacaaGGAGAATGCCACGTCATATAAtgcagaggaagaaagaggagccTGTCTCTATGTCTGGGTGTGACAGTGGAGACCATGGGAGGGAAAGGCCCACTGGGAAGGACAAAGGAGGGCTGGAGCCAGTGTCTGGTAATGGTGGAGGGGACCTTAGGGTTAAATCCCCTCATGATAAGACAGAACACCAGGCTGCTCGTCCAGTTATCACCGTACCTATCCCAGTACCTGTGTCCATCCAGCCGTCCCTGGAAAGGACCAGCCCTGCAGCTAGCCCCGTCATGGGAAAGACTACATATAATCCCATCACACACATTGCCA ATGGTTTTGTTCGAAATCTGGCTGGACCACCTCACTATTTTCGCTCCGGTACTGCCAGCAGGGAACTGGAGGGACAGACGAGTAAAGAAAATGTATCTGTACCGCCAGCAGAGGGCGCTGTTTGCAACATTGTT TCTATGGAGCAGATTCTGCAGCGCGGTCGCTCAGCCCCTGTCAGCCGTACCCGTTCcttctccctgaccatctcccacCCTCAGAACAACCCACTGGTCCGCAGAGACGAGCCCTCTGTGTCCTTAGGGATGTGTGTCATCTCTGCACGCCTG AACCAGCGGTCCCAGTCTCAGTCACGAGAGGCACGGCCCCCTCCTCCCAGGTTCAGTAAGAAGGTTTTCCAGTGTAACGCCAACATGGCGGCTGCCGGGGATCCCCGTGCCAAACTAGGCAGCTACTCTCAGGCTTACGGCACCATCAACAAGACAGAACTGGACAACCTTATGAGGAGTCGACACCACCAGTAA
- the LOC129820158 gene encoding mitogen-activated protein kinase 15-like isoform X2, which produces MFLQEFGDHANIVKLLNVIRAQNDKDIYLVFEYMDTDLHAVIKKGNLLKDIHKRYVMHQLLKATKYLHSGNVIHRDQKPSNILLDTDCFVKLCDFGLARSLCQIQEDAGNPALTEYVATRWYRAPEILLGSSRYTKGVDMWSIGCILGEMLLGKPLFPGTSTINQIEKIMSAIPHPSPEDVLSIRSEYGASVIQRMLLKPQVPLEDLLQSSVPSDALDLVRRLLVFNPDKRLTAEQALQHLYVSRFHNPAKEPGLNSDVILPVDDDVQLSVVQYRNKLYEMILEKRTTRRMPRHIMQRKKEEPVSMSGCDSGDHGRERPTGKDKGGLEPVSGNGGGDLRVKSPHDKTEHQAARPVITVPIPVPVSIQPSLERTSPAASPVMGKTTYNPITHIANGFVRNLAGPPHYFRSGTASRELEGQTSKENVSVPPAEGAVCNIVSMEQILQRGRSAPVSRTRSFSLTISHPQNNPLVRRDEPSVSLGMCVISARLNQRSQSQSREARPPPPRFSKKVFQCNANMAAAGDPRAKLGSYSQAYGTINKTELDNLMRSRHHQ; this is translated from the exons ACACCGACCTGCATGCGGTGATAAAGAAAGGCAACCTGCTGAAAGACATCCATAAACGCTATGTTATGCATCAACTCCTCAAGGCCACCAAATACCTGCACTCAGGCAATGTCATCCACAGAGACCAGAAG CCCTCCAATATTCTACTTGACACGGATTGCTTTGTGAAACTTTGTGACTTCGGTTTAGCGAGGTCTCTCTGCCAGATCCAGGAGGATGCTGGGAACCCGGCGCTGACAGAGTATGTGGCGACGCGGTGGTACAGAGCTCCTGAGATCCTGCTGGGCTCCTCAAG ATACACAAAGGGGGTAGACATGTGGAGTATAGGTTGTATCCTAGGAGAGATGCTACTTGGGAAGCCCCTTTTCCCTGGAACTTCCACCATCAACCAGATAGAGAAAATCATGAGTGCAATTCCACACCCTAGCCCAGAGG acGTACTTTCGATCAGATCTGAGTATGGTGCCTCTGTGATTCAGAGGATGCTACTGAA GCCCCAGGTGCCTCTAGAGGATCTTCTGCAATCGTCGGTGCCTTCAGATGCCCTAGACCTGGTGCGTCGCCTGCTGGTGTTCAACCCAGACAAGAGGCTGACCGCTGAGCAGGCCCTGCAGCACCTCTACGTCTCCAG ATTCCACAACCCAGCCAAGGAGCCAGGTCTGAACTCTGATGTGATCTTGCCTGTGGATGATGATGTCCAGTTGTCGGTGGTTCAGTACCGTAATAAACTGTATGAG ATGATTctagagaagaggaccacaaGGAGAATGCCACGTCATATAAtgcagaggaagaaagaggagccTGTCTCTATGTCTGGGTGTGACAGTGGAGACCATGGGAGGGAAAGGCCCACTGGGAAGGACAAAGGAGGGCTGGAGCCAGTGTCTGGTAATGGTGGAGGGGACCTTAGGGTTAAATCCCCTCATGATAAGACAGAACACCAGGCTGCTCGTCCAGTTATCACCGTACCTATCCCAGTACCTGTGTCCATCCAGCCGTCCCTGGAAAGGACCAGCCCTGCAGCTAGCCCCGTCATGGGAAAGACTACATATAATCCCATCACACACATTGCCA ATGGTTTTGTTCGAAATCTGGCTGGACCACCTCACTATTTTCGCTCCGGTACTGCCAGCAGGGAACTGGAGGGACAGACGAGTAAAGAAAATGTATCTGTACCGCCAGCAGAGGGCGCTGTTTGCAACATTGTT TCTATGGAGCAGATTCTGCAGCGCGGTCGCTCAGCCCCTGTCAGCCGTACCCGTTCcttctccctgaccatctcccacCCTCAGAACAACCCACTGGTCCGCAGAGACGAGCCCTCTGTGTCCTTAGGGATGTGTGTCATCTCTGCACGCCTG AACCAGCGGTCCCAGTCTCAGTCACGAGAGGCACGGCCCCCTCCTCCCAGGTTCAGTAAGAAGGTTTTCCAGTGTAACGCCAACATGGCGGCTGCCGGGGATCCCCGTGCCAAACTAGGCAGCTACTCTCAGGCTTACGGCACCATCAACAAGACAGAACTGGACAACCTTATGAGGAGTCGACACCACCAGTAA